GGAGGAAACACATCATGTCTTTAAATCAAAAACAAAGTACACTCGCACTGATCGCCTTAGCAGTCAGCGCGTTCGCTATCGGGACAACCGAATTCATCAGCGTCGGCTTACTGCCGCTGATCTCAAACGATCTACACATTCCTGTGACAACCGCAGGATTAACCGTATCATTATACGCACTCGGCGTCACATTCGGAGCGCCGGTCCTAACATCTCTCACATCAAGCATGTCACGCAAGACCTTATTACTATGGATCATGATTATTTTCATCATCGGCAACAGCATCGCCGCGAGCGCAACCACCATTAGCGTGTTACTTACCGCCCGCGTTATCTCAGCATTATCACACGGAGTTTTCATGTCGATCGGCAGTACCATCGCCGCAGACCTTGTACCGGCCAACCGCCGTGCGAGCGCCATCAGCATCATGTTCTCAGGACTCACCGTCGCAACCGTCACCGGCGTACCATTCGGCACCTTTATCGGCCAACAATTTGGTTGGAGAACCGCTTTTATCCTAATCGTAGTCATCGGCATCATAGGCCTCATCGCTAACAGCGTGCTCGTTCCTTCTTCTTTGAAAAAAGGAACGAAATCAAGCTTTGGTGACCAGTTCAAGCTCCTGACCAATGGACGTCTGTTACTCATGTTCATCATCACGGCGCTTGGATATGGCGGTACATTTGTTGTCTTCACCTATTTAGCACCTTTACTACAAGATATAACTGGCTTTAAGGAAGGCACCGTTGCTATCATCCTACTTGCGTACGGTGTGGCCATTGCCATCGGAAACATGATTGGAGGTAAGCTATCCAACCGCAACCCGATTGGATCCTTGTTCTACATGTTCATCGTTCAAGCGGTCGTGCTCTTTGTCCTTATGTTCACAGCACCATTTAAAGTGGCGGGACTGATTACGATTATTTTCATGGGGTTGCTTGCCTTTATGAACGTACCAGGATTACAAGTGTACGTCGTGATGCTGGCAGAACGTTTTGTACCAAGTGCGGTCGACGTGGCCTCAGCAATCAACATCGCGGCCTTTAATGCCGGAATTGCCATCGGTTCTTACTTGGGTGGAACCATCACCGACTCCATCGGCCTCATCCACACCACTTGGATTGGAGCCCTAATGGTCCTCGGCGCCGTCATCCTTACAGGCGTGAGCCGCAGTCTCGAAAAGAAAGACCAACAAGCCCAAGCCTTTGCAAAACAAGCAGGCTAAAGGTAAAATGCAAGAGGTTAGGGTGTCAGGCACCATGCGTGGACACCTGTAATTCTGCAGTAGACAATTAGGGTGTCAGGCACTCTTCGTGGACAACTGGATTTCTACAGTGGACATGGTGGTGCCTGACCCCATTAGCGCACATCGATATCAATTTTTACAACTAGAGGAGGTTTTTTAGTATGGTTAAGAGTTTACAGGATACAACGACGCTTAGTAATGGCGTGAAGATGCCTTGGTTTGGTCTTGGGGTTTTTAAGGTGGAAGAGGGCTCTGAGGTAGTGGAGTCTGTGAAAGCCGCACTAAGAAACGGATACCGCAGCATCGATACTGCGGCAATCTATCAAAACGAAGAAGGCGTGGGACAAGCGATCCGCGAATCAGGAATCGCTCGTGAGGAACTATTCGTAACATCAAAGGTGTGGAACGCTGACCTTGGCTACGAATCCACCATTGCAGCTTACGAAACAAGCCTAAAGAAATTAGGATTAGAGTACCTGGACCTTTACTTGATCCACTGGCCAGTTGCAGGTAAATATAAGGAAGCATGGAGAGCCTTAGAAACACTTTACAAAGAAGGCCGCGTGAAGGCCATCGGCGTAAGTAATTTCCATGTGCACCACCTCGAAGATGTCATGAAGGATGCAGAAATCAAGCCGATGGTGAACCAAGTGGAATACCATCCACGTCTAGCGCAAAAAGAATTACGCGCATTCTGCCAAGAGCAAGGCATTCAACTTGAAGCATGGTCACCATTAATGCAAGGACAATTACTAGACAATGAAGTCCTTCAAACCATTGCTGAAAAACACAACAAATCTGTGGCACAAGTCATCCTGCGCTGGGATCTGCAAAACGGCGTCGTGACGATTCCTAAATCAATCAAAGAACACCGTATCATCGAAAACTCACAAGTATTTGATTTCGAGTTAACATCTGAAGATATGGGTGCTATCGACAGCCTGAACGAAGACCGTCGTGTCGGTCCAGATCCTGATAACTTTGATTTCTAATATTAAAAAAAGGTAGCTGAATTGCTACCTTTTTTTAATTCGCTGATAAAAGCTCAGATTCGCTGATAAAATTGTAAATTCGCTGATAAACCACTCTAATTCGCTGATAACAGTCAAAAAATCGCTGATAAATTTCAAAGTCCTCTAAAATAGGGTAATTTTACACCAACAAACAGCTGATTCTAACCAATTCTAGACGAAAAATACATTCAGCCAGTGCCTACTTCTTAGCAACCTTCGCTATCTTCCTCAGAATGGAATAAACAAAGCGAATGCTTTTTCCCACATAGCCGGTTCGATTAAAACTCCCGATCACATACACATCGAAGCCAGGATTGTAGAGCATAAACGACCCCGTCGAGCCTAAGTGACCCCACACATTGTACTTCTCCGTAAAAGGCTGCATTCGCACCCTCATGAGCCCGAGGCCATACTCGACGCCGAGCCACATTTTTGTCCATTTCTGCATGGCAGCCAGGGACTCTTGGCTAACCAGTTGCCCGCCGACCAATGCCTTCATGAAAAGAAGCAAGTCCTCAGAGGTACTTACCGTTTGTCCGCCGGCATAAATACTGCTGAAGCTCTTATGCTCGGTCACGTTGACTCGCTTATCGTTCATATAAACTGTGGCTACAGGATAATCACTCGCTACCGCAGGCTCCGAGTAATGGCATAGATAGGTATGCTTCATTCCAAGCGGCCCAAAAATGTACTCATGCAGCACCTCTTGATACACCCGCCCGGTTACTTTTTCAATAATCAGCCCTAACAGATTAAAGCCAGTATTCGAATAGTGGCAGCCCTTGCCCGGTGCGAACTTAGGGGTCAAATGCTGCTTCGTCCATTCAATCGTCTCCTCCGGTGTCCAGAATCGGGAAGGCTCATGAAACAGCAATTCTTGAAATGAAGGTCCTTTTTTAGGCTTCAGTTCATAATAATCCGGCAAACCAGAAGTATTGCTCAACAAATGCCAGATACTTAAATCCTCTGAATAATCGGTTCCCTTATAAACGTGCAAGCCTTGAACCATTTCCGCCGGCAAAAACGTCGCCACCCGATCCTCGTAGCTAATTTTCCCTTTTTCTACTAACATCGCAATCAACACAGCTGTAAAGGTTTTTCCGATGCTGGCCGTATGGAAGGGCTGTTCAGGAGTAGCAGGTACGTCGCCTATTTTTACACGAGCCAAATTCAAATGGAGATTAAGAGAATCCGAGTGAACGAGCAAATAGGCATTGTCCACCTTGGAATCAGTATCAACGGTTTTGTCGAACTTTTTTTCAATCGCTTGAAACATTAGCATTCCCGCTTCCATAAATTTTTCTATGAAACTACCTATAGTATATTTCAAACCAACTTAATAAATGGTAAAAATTTCTTTGCAAGTACTATTCTATCATCCTATATTTCGGGTATATGGAACTAGTGATTCTATGGATGATTTTGATAAGCCGTGCCATTTTTGCAACACTGTCATAAGTATTTTTTATGAAAAAAGCAACTAATCCTAGTTAGTTGCTTTTGAAAAATGCCTTAATTTTGCTTCTTATGTTGAGCTAACTTCACCTTATCCATTGTTCCTGGAGGCTGTTCGAGCCATTGATGGTCAATCATCAAATAGGCAATGTCTTTCGCGTATTGGGCAATTTCGAGAGACAGACGTTCATAGTTGACGATTAAATCAGTCCTTTGACTTGCAGCAGCGGCCGTTGCGTAGTTACCCGTTCCAGCAGCGGTTAATAATCCATTATGAAAAATCATCAGCTTATCCGAAAAGACTTCCGCTGTGGAATTGGTTATGGCAACATCTGCAGAAATAGGGGGCTGTGTATTATTCTCTAACATTGTAGAAGTAAAGATTCTCACATGCTTCTCAGAGATATCCTTTCCTTGCAGCATCAGCTTTTGCACTTCTTTTCGAGGAGAGCATTGAGCAAAACTAAGACATAGTTTAGCGCCAATCAGGTTGTTTTGGATATTCATAAACAAATGCGAGAGTTCAACCGTGTTCAGAGGGCGTTTATTTGTAAAAGGGTTTAATCCGCTCAAATAGCTCCGGCTATCCACAAAATCCTTCTGATGGGGATAATCGATGTAAGGAGGACGGACGAAAAGCCCCTTTTCTAATAAGACTTCTGTGCTTTCATCGAACAATTCAGTAGTGAGAATAAGGGCCGTTTTAAAGCATTTTCGCACATCTTTTCTTGCACACATCGAGGTAAATCCACTATATCCCGCCATACCTGCTTTCGACATATGATTTATGTAAAAAATCATAAAGGAATCCGTATAGAGTTTGGGTGCATTCAAATTCACATCGCTGGGAGAAAACCCATTAGGTACAGGGATTTCTTCCTGCTGAAAAAACTCCGTAATTTCCGCCAGAACTTTTGTAGCAATCCCATGACCCAACTCACAGATTTTTCTCGCATCAGGATCTTCTACTGTACTTAAGAAGAAGTTTAGAAATTGTATGGACATACTATTATTCATATAAGAAGTCCAGAGGGTTGCGATTTCAGCCGATGTTAACTGTATCTGTTTGCTTGTCATGCAAATGGCCTCCAAATAAAACAAGAATTTTGTCTCATTATTTGTGATTAAGCCATTTTTTATACTGGCACCCAAGATACCCCATTCACATATGGTAAGGATAATGGCTAGTTGAAAGGAAGAATACAATGGCTGTTGTAAAAGCTAGAACATCGGATATCGATCTGTTAGCAAGATTACTTCGGGCAGAGGCAGAAGGGGAAGGGGAACAGGGGATGTTGCTCGTGGGTAACGTAGGGATTAACCGAATTCGAGCGAATTGTAGTGATTTTAAAGGGATAAGGACCATCCCAGAAATGATCTATCAGCCTCATGCATTTGAAGCCGTCCAACACGGTTACTTTTATCAAAGGCCAAGGGAACGAGAAAGGCGCTTAGCGAGAAGGACAGTGAATGGAGAGCGTTTCTGGCCGGCAAAATTTAGTTTATGGTATTTCAAACCACCGGGTGAGTGCCCGTCGACCTGGTATAATCAACCCTTTGTAGGAAAGTTTAAAAACCACTGCTTCTACCAACCCACAGCAGAGACCTGTGAAAATGTCTATAACACGTTCTAACCAAATTCATCGGCAACTGAGTGTAGGGGGCGATTTTGCAAAAAAGGCATGGTCATTCTTAATTGAATAACCATGCCTTTTCATTAGCCTTTGACAAAAAAGTAATAGGAGGAAAGGACTGTCAGGCCTAGGCAAAAAATGATCACGGTTAGGGTGTAATACGGTTGGATGGCAGCTGGGATGACTGGAACAAGTAATAATAGCACCCCTGCGACCACAAAGACTTTCCCTGCGAAGCGGTGCGTTTTTTTCCATACATCTTCACTCGCTAAAGTCCATGGTGTCCGAATGCCGATAAAATAATTATGCTTAAACTTAGGACTAAAGTTACCGATGAGAATAAATAACAATCCAACCAGTTCCGGCACCACATAGGCTGGATTAAGCTTGCCTAAGCTCGTGGCAATTTGCACAATCTGCAGTAAAAATAGGAAAGTAAGGATAATGTTCATAATTAGATAATACGTATCCTGAAATCGTTGATAATTCGCTTTCTTTGGATCAATTTTCGGCAGCAGGATGGTGAGAATATATAAAATCAGCATGATTCCTGGTAAAAAGATGGCTCCGTAGGATTTTTGGACAAAGTCATCTGGGACTCCTTTATAATTCCAATGGATGCCCACTTGCTGCGGCAGGTATGGGTAAGAAATCGCTGTTCCGATGATAATCAAAGCCAATAAAATTAGGCCAAACCACTGTTTTTTCATTGCTCTACACCTCTTCTTCCTTCTTTAGAAAGTCCATAAACCACGTCACTACGTCCTCAAACACAGTGGTATTTAAAGAATAAATAATCTGCTGCCCTTTCTTTTCCGCATCCACCAAGTTCGCTTGTTTCAATAAATTCAAATGATGAGAAATACTCGGCTTTGCCATATCAAAATGTTCCGCAATTTCCCCCGCAGACAAATCCTTCTGCTTCAACAAATGAAGAATCTTCCGCCGACTCGGATCAGACAACGCCTTAAAAGCATCATTCATAATAAACCCTCTTTTCTTGTGGTGGGGGACAGACCCCCGCGGCTTTACCGCATTACCATTCAGGGGGACAGACCCCCGCTGCTTTACCACATTACCATTCAGGGGGACAGACCCCCGGCCCTGTAACGCGTTACCTTCCTGGGGGACTGTCCCCACAAAAGTCCCCGCACATTTAGTCCATGAATTTAGGTATTTAGAAAATTATCTAAATATATAATAACTCCAACCAACTAAACTGTAAATGGTTTCCTTTAAATATTTAGATAAACTTCTAAATAAGATATACAATCAAACAAGGAGCCATCTAAATGGCTCCTTGTTTGATCCGAACAAAAGTATCAAGTTAATTTATAGTAATGGTTGTTCCATCGAATCTAGTAAGCGTAAATCCACTAAACTTCTCGTTGTAGGTTTTACTAAAATCCTTAAGCACCTCGATGGCTACTGTTTCCCCTAATTTCAGCCCCTCGCTTCCATCTGAACGCCAATGCACTCCGGCTGTGTCGCGACTTAGAGCGATATTGGAGGCAAGTTTGTTTAACTCCCCACCGATGGTCAATAGATCCCCCTCGTAGGGAATAAGAGTTTGTCCATCCGCATGCACCACAACAGGGTTCGGAAGGACAAATAATTCATTAAAAAATGCTTTCAGAACCGTCACTCCTGCACCAATAATGCAAGCATGCCCCGCCGGATAGGCAGGGTGAGTAGGGCACCCTTCCGGATACGCCATGGGTAATAAATAGGTGCCAAACTTTTTGAAGACTTCGGAAAGCGCGTGAGAATCTAAAAGGTCATTGTGGATGGGATAACTTGCTTGATGAACTTTTTGAAGATGGACGCGGCCCCCGAATTCTTCTGGTCGAAGTCTCCGGTGAACGAGGAATTTTTGATACCAAGCGGCCTCAAGAGCAACACGGGCGACCTTGGTGACTAAATCCTGAATATGTGGGGCGCCAAAAGTAATAAATCCTCCCTCTGTTGCCGACTGAAGGTATGGGTTAGATGCAGCAATGGCACCTTTTCCTAAACCAAGTAAAATCAAACAAGCAGAAAGGGATGCTTGGAAGGAAAAATCTAGATGAACATACTCAGCCAGATCGCG
The window above is part of the Bacillus sp. SORGH_AS_0510 genome. Proteins encoded here:
- a CDS encoding MFS transporter, with protein sequence MSLNQKQSTLALIALAVSAFAIGTTEFISVGLLPLISNDLHIPVTTAGLTVSLYALGVTFGAPVLTSLTSSMSRKTLLLWIMIIFIIGNSIAASATTISVLLTARVISALSHGVFMSIGSTIAADLVPANRRASAISIMFSGLTVATVTGVPFGTFIGQQFGWRTAFILIVVIGIIGLIANSVLVPSSLKKGTKSSFGDQFKLLTNGRLLLMFIITALGYGGTFVVFTYLAPLLQDITGFKEGTVAIILLAYGVAIAIGNMIGGKLSNRNPIGSLFYMFIVQAVVLFVLMFTAPFKVAGLITIIFMGLLAFMNVPGLQVYVVMLAERFVPSAVDVASAINIAAFNAGIAIGSYLGGTITDSIGLIHTTWIGALMVLGAVILTGVSRSLEKKDQQAQAFAKQAG
- a CDS encoding aldo/keto reductase; translated protein: MVKSLQDTTTLSNGVKMPWFGLGVFKVEEGSEVVESVKAALRNGYRSIDTAAIYQNEEGVGQAIRESGIAREELFVTSKVWNADLGYESTIAAYETSLKKLGLEYLDLYLIHWPVAGKYKEAWRALETLYKEGRVKAIGVSNFHVHHLEDVMKDAEIKPMVNQVEYHPRLAQKELRAFCQEQGIQLEAWSPLMQGQLLDNEVLQTIAEKHNKSVAQVILRWDLQNGVVTIPKSIKEHRIIENSQVFDFELTSEDMGAIDSLNEDRRVGPDPDNFDF
- a CDS encoding serine hydrolase translates to MFQAIEKKFDKTVDTDSKVDNAYLLVHSDSLNLHLNLARVKIGDVPATPEQPFHTASIGKTFTAVLIAMLVEKGKISYEDRVATFLPAEMVQGLHVYKGTDYSEDLSIWHLLSNTSGLPDYYELKPKKGPSFQELLFHEPSRFWTPEETIEWTKQHLTPKFAPGKGCHYSNTGFNLLGLIIEKVTGRVYQEVLHEYIFGPLGMKHTYLCHYSEPAVASDYPVATVYMNDKRVNVTEHKSFSSIYAGGQTVSTSEDLLLFMKALVGGQLVSQESLAAMQKWTKMWLGVEYGLGLMRVRMQPFTEKYNVWGHLGSTGSFMLYNPGFDVYVIGSFNRTGYVGKSIRFVYSILRKIAKVAKK
- a CDS encoding DUF3231 family protein → MTSKQIQLTSAEIATLWTSYMNNSMSIQFLNFFLSTVEDPDARKICELGHGIATKVLAEITEFFQQEEIPVPNGFSPSDVNLNAPKLYTDSFMIFYINHMSKAGMAGYSGFTSMCARKDVRKCFKTALILTTELFDESTEVLLEKGLFVRPPYIDYPHQKDFVDSRSYLSGLNPFTNKRPLNTVELSHLFMNIQNNLIGAKLCLSFAQCSPRKEVQKLMLQGKDISEKHVRIFTSTMLENNTQPPISADVAITNSTAEVFSDKLMIFHNGLLTAAGTGNYATAAAASQRTDLIVNYERLSLEIAQYAKDIAYLMIDHQWLEQPPGTMDKVKLAQHKKQN
- a CDS encoding cell wall hydrolase → MAVVKARTSDIDLLARLLRAEAEGEGEQGMLLVGNVGINRIRANCSDFKGIRTIPEMIYQPHAFEAVQHGYFYQRPRERERRLARRTVNGERFWPAKFSLWYFKPPGECPSTWYNQPFVGKFKNHCFYQPTAETCENVYNTF
- a CDS encoding SdpI family protein; the encoded protein is MKKQWFGLILLALIIIGTAISYPYLPQQVGIHWNYKGVPDDFVQKSYGAIFLPGIMLILYILTILLPKIDPKKANYQRFQDTYYLIMNIILTFLFLLQIVQIATSLGKLNPAYVVPELVGLLFILIGNFSPKFKHNYFIGIRTPWTLASEDVWKKTHRFAGKVFVVAGVLLLLVPVIPAAIQPYYTLTVIIFCLGLTVLSSYYFFVKG
- a CDS encoding autorepressor SdpR family transcription factor, which encodes MNDAFKALSDPSRRKILHLLKQKDLSAGEIAEHFDMAKPSISHHLNLLKQANLVDAEKKGQQIIYSLNTTVFEDVVTWFMDFLKKEEEV